One Littorina saxatilis isolate snail1 linkage group LG1, US_GU_Lsax_2.0, whole genome shotgun sequence genomic window carries:
- the LOC138982990 gene encoding neuropeptide receptor 15-like isoform X2 encodes MDRLGNISWGNLTNGSMDSSLHRTFALGVKLVAFTGIVDTVLGVLFNVFLLLIVLSSKTLRKDVRNLLIVNIAVADLMVVGIFQPLSVVNALHKDWSYGCYPHIVVQLLHFFAFNFVSAWGVVCLDALLLARLCRLDMPLTSFLTSALTTSISTWKRRLDRVVVAVVLLLPWVTSVVVITPIVFRGLHDFHRHVWSDRSCPFILTQWALLACNLLFFFLPCFIALILLAVSGCVLCRRGGGGWGIQSVTPSMPPTITTLDSSNSAASHDRPSAYIAATIMTFVLIGPRHVFSLILRYEGMLTGVPTWLLLNFSLAWLGESKSTFLPLLWILMLPDVRARARDLLTFGKKVVMRVKDVPRFDPSVSYKNMSV; translated from the coding sequence ATGGATAGACTAGGCAACATTTCGTGGGGCAACCTGACCAACGGCTCCATGGACTCCTCCCTGCACCGGACCTTCGCCCTGGGCGTCAAGCTCGTGGCGTTCACAGGTATCGTGGACACCGTTCTGGGCGTCCTCTTCAACGTCTTCCTGCTGCTGATCGTCCTGAGCAGCAAGACCCTGCGGAAGGACGTCCGCAACCTGCTGATCGTGAACATCGCCGTGGCGGACCTGATGGTGGTGGGCATCTTCCAGCCCCTCAGCGTGGTGAACGCGCTGCACAAGGACTGGAGCTACGGGTGCTACCCTCACATCGTCGTCCAGCTCCTGCATTTCTTCGCCTTCAACTTCGTCAGCGCCTGGGGCGTGGTGTGTCTGGACGCGCTGCTGCTGGCCCGCCTGTGTCGCCTGGACATGCCCCTCACCTCCTTCCTCACCTCCGCCCTGACCACTTCCATCTCAACCTGGAAGAGGCGCCTGGAtagggtggtggtggcggtggtgctgctgctgccgTGGGTGACGTCGGTGGTGGTCATCACGCCCATCGTCTTCAGAGGACTGCACGACTTCCATCGTCATGTGTGGAGCGATAGGAGCTGCCCCTTCATCCTGACGCAGTGGGCGCTCCTGGCTTGcaacctcctcttcttcttcctgccTTGCTTCATTGCTCTCATCCTCCTCGCCGTCTCGGGCTGCGTCCTCTgccgaagaggaggaggaggatggggAATTCAGTCTGTGACGCCCAGCATGCCCCCTACCATCACCACGCTAGATTCGTCCAACTCCGCGGCCAGCCACGACCGTCCCAGCGCTTACATCGCGGCCACCATCATGACCTTCGTGCTGATCGGCCCCCGACACGTCTTCTCCCTCATCCTCCGCTACGAGGGCATGCTGACCGGGGTTCCCACCTGGCTGCTGCTCAACTTCTCGCTGGCCTGGCTGGGCGAGAGCAAGTCCACCTTCCTGCCTCTGCTCTGGATTCTCATGCTGCCGGACGTCAGAGCTCGCGCCCGTGACCTCCTGACTTTCGGCAAGAAGGTCGTCATGAGGGTCAAGGACGTGCCACGCTTTGATCCGTCCGTGTCCTACAAGAACATGAGCGTGTGA